In the genome of Chlamydiales bacterium, one region contains:
- a CDS encoding type II toxin-antitoxin system VapC family toxin has translation MVPTIWSLEVANVLLLAKKNKRITEMQAVSFIDALSVLPIIIDPSTTFRAMHGIFVLAGQSDLTIYDAAYLTSARFLTRLLLTT, from the coding sequence GTGGTTCCAACAATTTGGTCTTTAGAGGTAGCCAATGTTTTATTATTAGCTAAGAAAAATAAGAGAATAACAGAAATGCAAGCGGTAAGTTTTATCGATGCATTATCAGTTCTACCCATTATCATTGACCCATCTACTACGTTTAGAGCGATGCATGGCATATTTGTTTTGGCAGGTCAATCAGATCTTACAATATATGATGCAGCTTATTTAACGTCAGCTCGATTTTTAACTAGGTTATTGTTAACAACTTAA
- a CDS encoding CDP-glycerol glycerophosphotransferase family protein → MQGLHLDEGIHQVDHLGPLCAGLGVPILLTDPFQSDLSKKYYPDLDVRLVDREAFLPENLSKTSDILLLSNFLKKTDFQALFQSSGKKMRSIYCPHGNSDKGSTYYWMEHFAHEDCVLLYGERMIDFLKEKNVFDSIENYVITGNYRLLYYLKHQEFYAKIVQDEVAIKLNPKKKTILYAPTWNQEDTSFFTAFSYVLDGLPEEYNLVVKLHPGLLIHHLGTVLRMVSKYQGRKNILFLDDFPPIYPVLDFVDIYIGDMSSIGYDFLYFNKPMYFLHNQIEASKYPFYLYQAGVVISSHEYVSLYSTIENTLSFDAHVFSEKRRAMYAYTFGNLKSFEDIRKDITLTINSNFNMNKFIN, encoded by the coding sequence ATGCAAGGCCTTCATTTAGATGAAGGGATTCACCAAGTAGATCATCTAGGACCTCTCTGTGCAGGTCTTGGCGTTCCTATACTTCTTACAGACCCATTTCAATCAGATCTTTCGAAAAAATATTACCCAGATCTTGATGTCAGACTAGTTGATAGAGAAGCATTCTTACCAGAAAATCTTTCAAAAACTTCCGACATTTTGCTGCTTTCTAACTTTTTAAAAAAAACAGATTTTCAAGCCCTTTTTCAAAGTAGTGGCAAGAAGATGCGCTCTATTTATTGTCCTCATGGTAATTCTGATAAAGGATCTACTTATTATTGGATGGAGCATTTTGCACATGAAGATTGTGTGTTACTCTATGGAGAGCGCATGATTGACTTTTTGAAAGAAAAGAATGTATTTGATTCCATAGAAAATTACGTTATCACAGGCAATTACCGCTTGCTTTACTATTTAAAGCATCAAGAGTTTTATGCCAAAATCGTTCAGGATGAAGTTGCTATCAAACTTAACCCCAAAAAGAAGACGATTCTTTATGCCCCTACATGGAATCAAGAGGACACATCATTTTTTACAGCATTTTCTTATGTCTTAGATGGACTTCCAGAGGAATATAACCTCGTTGTTAAGCTGCATCCTGGATTGTTGATCCATCATTTAGGAACTGTTTTACGCATGGTATCAAAGTATCAAGGAAGAAAAAATATTTTGTTTCTTGATGATTTTCCACCCATTTACCCAGTACTTGATTTTGTCGATATCTACATAGGTGATATGTCATCCATCGGATATGATTTTTTATATTTTAATAAGCCTATGTATTTTCTACATAATCAGATAGAGGCAAGTAAGTATCCCTTTTATTTGTATCAAGCGGGTGTTGTCATATCTTCTCATGAATATGTCTCTCTTTATTCTACAATAGAAAACACACTCTCTTTTGATGCTCATGTATTTAGTGAGAAAAGACGAGCAATGTATGCATATACATTTGGTAATCTCAAGTCCTTTGAAGACATTAGAAAAGATATTACGTTGACGATAAATAGCAATTTCAACATGAATAAATTCATCAACTAG